A portion of the Oxynema aestuarii AP17 genome contains these proteins:
- the cas7d gene encoding type I-D CRISPR-associated protein Cas7/Csc2, protein MTQLNALKNEFANDFPRLASGHYVHFILLRHSQSFPVFQTDGVLNTARTQAGINTTDTISRLVLFKRKQTTPERLAGRELLRSVSLISGDPDAENYCQYNGEKSCKQCPDCIIYGFAIGDSGSERSKVYSDSAFSLSSYEQSHRSFIFNGPSEAGTMSEGGQMRNAINELDHVLPEVTFPTVETLRDPTYEGFLYVLGNLLRTRRYGAQETRTGTMRNYPIAILLTDGEIFSNLYFTQALYDELKGDLNAPIADLKTVANTVVNRLLEDEPIRISHKLMGNDLEQFLDEVSEIYKDEEQLTEMLANLYEQTETYCNHYGAKSSKRSGKSGKK, encoded by the coding sequence ATGACTCAACTCAATGCCTTAAAAAATGAGTTTGCCAACGACTTTCCGCGCTTGGCGTCCGGTCATTACGTTCATTTTATCCTGCTGCGCCACAGTCAGTCCTTCCCCGTATTTCAGACCGATGGCGTTCTCAACACCGCGCGCACTCAAGCGGGAATTAACACCACGGACACCATCAGTCGCTTAGTCTTGTTCAAACGGAAACAAACCACTCCCGAACGGTTGGCGGGTCGCGAACTTTTGCGATCGGTTTCGCTCATTTCCGGCGACCCAGATGCGGAGAATTATTGTCAATATAATGGCGAGAAATCCTGCAAACAATGTCCCGATTGTATTATCTACGGATTTGCGATCGGCGATAGCGGGTCGGAGCGATCGAAAGTCTATTCCGATTCGGCATTTTCCCTCAGTTCTTACGAACAATCCCATCGGAGTTTTATCTTCAACGGGCCTTCTGAAGCAGGAACGATGAGTGAAGGGGGTCAGATGCGAAATGCGATTAACGAACTCGATCACGTCCTCCCAGAAGTCACGTTTCCTACCGTCGAAACCTTGCGCGATCCCACCTATGAAGGGTTTCTTTACGTGCTGGGAAACTTGCTGCGAACTCGGCGGTATGGCGCCCAAGAAACGCGCACTGGAACCATGCGAAATTATCCGATCGCCATTCTTTTAACTGACGGTGAAATCTTCAGTAATTTATATTTCACTCAAGCCCTTTACGACGAACTGAAAGGGGATCTGAACGCTCCGATCGCCGATCTCAAAACTGTAGCCAATACGGTAGTCAATCGCTTGCTAGAAGACGAACCCATTCGCATTAGTCACAAACTTATGGGTAACGACCTCGAACAGTTTCTCGATGAAGTTTCGGAAATTTACAAAGATGAGGAACAATTGACTGAAATGCTCGCCAATTTGTACGAGCAAACCGAAACTTACTGCAATCATTACGGTGCCAAATCCAGTAAAAGATCGGGTAAATCTGGGAAAAAATAA
- the cas5d gene encoding type I-D CRISPR-associated protein Cas5/Csc1 produces MVLYYCQLTLHDNVFFATREMGILYETEQYLHNWALSYAFFGDTYIPLSYANLGQYIQKPGYLDPKFEQNLLYLNPQGIYVFPGFPQRYFYQINTFKAAQVNYYGRSKKFGEKGASRNYPINYGRAKELGVGSEYSTYIYSKKEIDLPRWIRLGKWMAKVKVDSHQIPDSAIALRSGTYACHHPLNPLDLPESQEILLYNRIVMPPVSLIAQAQLSGEYCELKGDDWDRFRRDFPELKAEVCLPVGVAYGAREIANVS; encoded by the coding sequence ATGGTTTTATATTACTGTCAGCTAACCCTGCACGACAACGTATTTTTTGCGACGAGAGAAATGGGGATTCTCTATGAAACCGAACAGTATTTGCATAATTGGGCGCTATCTTACGCCTTTTTTGGAGATACTTACATCCCCCTTTCTTATGCAAATCTCGGTCAATATATCCAAAAACCGGGGTATTTAGATCCGAAGTTCGAGCAGAACTTGCTTTATCTAAATCCACAAGGAATTTATGTTTTTCCGGGATTTCCACAACGGTATTTTTATCAGATTAATACCTTTAAAGCGGCTCAAGTAAATTACTATGGCAGATCTAAAAAGTTCGGCGAAAAAGGAGCCAGTCGCAACTATCCGATCAACTACGGTCGAGCTAAAGAACTCGGCGTGGGTAGTGAATATTCTACCTATATTTACTCGAAAAAAGAAATCGACCTTCCGCGTTGGATTCGGTTGGGAAAATGGATGGCAAAAGTGAAAGTAGACTCGCATCAAATTCCCGATTCGGCGATCGCCTTGCGTTCGGGAACCTATGCTTGTCATCACCCCCTCAATCCGCTAGACTTACCCGAAAGTCAAGAAATTTTACTTTACAATCGAATTGTTATGCCTCCAGTCAGTTTAATTGCTCAAGCGCAATTATCGGGAGAATATTGCGAGTTAAAGGGAGACGATTGGGACAGGTTTCGCCGCGATTTTCCCGAACTGAAAGCTGAGGTATGTTTGCCTGTTGGTGTTGCGTATGGAGCGCGAGAGATTGCCAATGTCAGTTAA
- the cas6 gene encoding CRISPR system precrRNA processing endoribonuclease RAMP protein Cas6 → MSVNLPAHSDSLYSIVVELRAIDSGQPPATLGRALHAQVLRWIELGNPEVSASIHDRQSSPLSVSGLIGNRRPTQTESGDYFIVRICILDGDIVQPLLRGLSEWGTEPLILAKFPFLMTRTYMFADSHPLASSSSYSALANIKESDSSIELNFTSPTSFKQKQDIQTFPLTELVFGSLQRRWNMFAPPELQFPKIEWEGVVSAYELRTHALRLEGGAEIGTQGWIRYRFRDSEQARMATILGQYAFFAGVGRKTTMGMGQTRVMEKKKAKGKPKRKFKKPYK, encoded by the coding sequence ATGTCAGTTAATTTACCCGCTCATTCCGATAGCTTATATTCAATTGTGGTCGAACTCCGGGCGATCGATTCCGGACAGCCGCCAGCGACGTTAGGACGCGCCCTTCACGCCCAAGTTTTGCGCTGGATCGAGTTAGGAAATCCCGAAGTTTCTGCCTCAATTCACGACCGACAAAGTTCGCCTTTGAGCGTTTCAGGGTTAATCGGAAATCGTCGTCCGACGCAAACGGAATCGGGGGATTATTTTATCGTCCGAATTTGCATTCTAGACGGAGATATAGTCCAACCCTTGTTACGGGGATTGAGTGAGTGGGGTACGGAACCTTTAATTTTAGCAAAATTCCCCTTTTTGATGACGCGGACTTATATGTTTGCCGATAGTCATCCGCTAGCGAGTTCTTCGTCTTATTCGGCGTTGGCAAATATTAAAGAAAGTGATTCAAGCATTGAATTAAATTTCACGTCGCCGACGAGTTTTAAACAAAAACAAGATATTCAGACGTTCCCCCTGACGGAATTAGTGTTTGGAAGTTTGCAGCGTCGTTGGAATATGTTTGCGCCGCCAGAGTTGCAGTTTCCCAAGATTGAATGGGAAGGGGTGGTTTCGGCGTATGAGTTAAGAACGCACGCACTGCGTTTGGAAGGGGGCGCAGAAATTGGTACCCAAGGGTGGATTCGCTATCGTTTTCGCGATTCGGAACAGGCGCGCATGGCGACAATTTTAGGACAATATGCTTTTTTTGCGGGAGTGGGTCGCAAAACGACAATGGGAATGGGACAAACTCGGGTGATGGAGAAAAAGAAGGCAAAAGGAAAACCAAAACGCAAGTTCAAGAAACCCTATAAATAG
- the cas4 gene encoding CRISPR-associated protein Cas4, whose amino-acid sequence MDDYLPLSYLNAWEYCPRRFYWEYVLGEMEENEHILMGTHLHRNIDRENVSREGNLLIHRQQWVWSDRLQVKGIVDAVEECETIRVPLEYKKGRMARHLNDHFQLCAAALCLEERLNCSIEYGEIFYHGNRRRERVEFTLQLRMATEEAIAAARQAVNELMPPPLKRLAKCRDCSLFNICLPKEVKKLHEFE is encoded by the coding sequence ATGGATGATTATTTACCTTTGTCTTATCTCAATGCCTGGGAATATTGCCCTCGGCGTTTTTATTGGGAATACGTTCTTGGAGAAATGGAAGAGAACGAGCATATTTTGATGGGAACTCATTTGCACCGCAATATCGATCGCGAAAATGTTTCTCGGGAAGGGAATCTTTTAATTCACCGCCAGCAGTGGGTTTGGAGCGATCGCCTCCAGGTGAAAGGGATCGTCGATGCGGTGGAAGAATGCGAAACTATCCGCGTCCCTTTGGAATATAAAAAAGGTCGCATGGCGCGCCATCTCAACGACCATTTTCAATTGTGCGCGGCAGCTTTATGTTTGGAAGAACGATTAAATTGTTCGATTGAATATGGGGAGATTTTCTATCACGGTAATCGCCGCCGCGAACGAGTAGAGTTTACCCTGCAATTGCGAATGGCAACGGAAGAGGCGATCGCCGCCGCACGGCAAGCGGTGAACGAGCTAATGCCTCCACCGTTGAAGCGATTGGCAAAATGTCGCGATTGCAGTTTATTCAATATTTGTCTGCCGAAAGAAGTCAAGAAGTTACACGAATTTGAGTGA
- the cas1d gene encoding type I-D CRISPR-associated endonuclease Cas1d: MSVLYVTQPNAVLSKKYEAFKLAIAAEDGSVNKQSIPAQTLEQIVLMGNPSITGEALCYALELGLPIHYLSIFGKYLGSALPGYSRNGQLRLAQYAAHEDPSQRLTLVKAIVAGKIYNQYNVLYRHGEKDNPLKQRRGAIAQQETLDQTRGMEGLAAREYFARWEAMLPGPWTFPGRHRRPPTDPVNALLSFSYGLLRVQVTAAVHLAGLDPYIGYLHETTRGQPAMVLDLMEEFRPLVADNVVLSVLAHKEIKPDDFTESLGAYRLADGARKAFLQAFERKLNAEFQHPVFDYRCTYRRAIELQARLLARHLQEGVPYKPLVVR; encoded by the coding sequence ATGTCAGTTTTATATGTCACCCAACCGAATGCGGTTTTGAGCAAAAAGTACGAAGCTTTTAAATTGGCGATCGCCGCCGAAGATGGCTCGGTCAACAAGCAATCGATTCCGGCACAAACCCTAGAACAAATTGTGTTGATGGGTAATCCCAGCATCACCGGAGAGGCGTTATGTTATGCCTTGGAATTGGGCTTACCGATTCACTATCTCTCAATATTTGGTAAGTATTTGGGATCGGCGCTGCCGGGATATTCGCGCAACGGTCAGTTACGTTTGGCACAATATGCGGCCCATGAGGATCCCTCGCAACGGTTGACGCTGGTCAAGGCGATCGTCGCCGGAAAAATATACAATCAGTACAACGTGTTGTACCGACATGGAGAGAAAGATAATCCCCTCAAACAGCGCCGAGGGGCGATCGCCCAGCAAGAGACCCTCGACCAAACCCGGGGGATGGAAGGGTTGGCGGCGCGGGAATATTTCGCGCGGTGGGAGGCGATGTTACCCGGCCCGTGGACGTTTCCCGGTCGTCATCGCCGTCCGCCGACGGATCCGGTGAATGCCTTGCTCAGTTTCAGTTACGGACTGTTGCGGGTTCAGGTGACGGCGGCGGTTCACTTGGCGGGATTGGATCCGTATATCGGTTATTTGCACGAGACGACCCGGGGACAGCCCGCAATGGTGTTGGATTTGATGGAGGAGTTTCGCCCTTTGGTGGCGGACAATGTAGTCCTATCGGTGTTAGCTCACAAAGAGATTAAGCCCGATGATTTTACGGAAAGTTTGGGCGCCTACCGCCTCGCCGATGGCGCGCGCAAAGCGTTTTTACAGGCGTTCGAGCGCAAATTGAATGCCGAGTTTCAGCATCCGGTGTTTGACTATCGGTGTACCTACCGTCGGGCGATCGAATTGCAAGCGCGGTTGCTAGCGCGACATTTACAGGAGGGAGTCCCTTACAAACCGTTGGTGGTGCGATGA
- the cas2 gene encoding CRISPR-associated endonuclease Cas2: protein MKDLLYLIVYDLPATAAGNKRRQRLHDLLCGYGTWKQYSLFECFLDAKQFASLQIKIETLIKPAEDAVCIYVLDAMAVRKTIVYGMPPPRQETVTIV from the coding sequence ATGAAAGATTTACTCTATTTAATAGTGTACGATCTTCCGGCGACGGCGGCGGGAAATAAGCGCCGCCAGCGCTTGCACGATCTTCTCTGTGGTTACGGGACGTGGAAGCAGTATAGTTTATTTGAGTGCTTTCTCGATGCGAAGCAATTCGCCAGTTTGCAGATTAAGATCGAAACACTGATTAAGCCTGCGGAAGATGCGGTTTGCATTTACGTGTTGGATGCGATGGCAGTCCGCAAGACGATCGTTTATGGGATGCCACCCCCTAGACAAGAAACGGTGACGATCGTATGA
- a CDS encoding M20 metallopeptidase family protein, which yields MLSTPLDRHCADESRLRPEIHNLQMTLVEWRRHLHQHPELGFKEVQTAEFVSKKLQEWGVEHQTGIAKTGIVATIRGSKPGPVLAIRADMDALPIQEENEVSYRSRHDGIMHACGHDGHTAIALGTVYYLSRHRDDFAGTVKFIFQPAEEGPGGAQPMIEAGVLENPRPDAIVGLHLWNNLPLGTVGVRSGPLMAAVELFRCTIFGKGGHGAMPHQTVDAIVVGSQVVQALQTIVARNVDPIESAVVTVGEFHAGSANNVIAGKAQLSGTVRYFNPKMEDLIRHRFAEIIAGVCHSHGARYDLDYWQLYPSVVNDRAIADLVRSVAEHVVETPAGIVPKCQTMGGEDMSFFLQEVPGCYFFLGSANESKDLAYPHHHPRFDFDETALGMGVEMFVRCVEKFCS from the coding sequence ATGCTTTCTACACCACTCGATCGCCATTGTGCGGATGAATCCCGATTGCGACCGGAAATCCACAATTTGCAAATGACGTTAGTGGAATGGCGCCGTCATTTGCACCAACATCCGGAATTGGGGTTTAAAGAAGTACAGACGGCTGAATTTGTCAGTAAAAAGTTGCAAGAATGGGGGGTCGAACATCAAACGGGCATCGCTAAAACGGGGATTGTCGCCACAATTCGCGGCAGCAAACCCGGTCCGGTGTTGGCGATTCGCGCCGATATGGATGCTTTGCCGATTCAGGAGGAGAATGAGGTTTCGTATCGATCGCGTCACGACGGGATCATGCACGCTTGCGGTCACGACGGTCACACGGCGATCGCCCTGGGAACGGTTTACTATCTTTCCCGACATCGCGACGATTTTGCGGGAACGGTGAAGTTTATTTTTCAACCTGCGGAGGAGGGTCCCGGCGGCGCCCAACCGATGATCGAGGCGGGGGTTTTGGAGAATCCACGCCCGGATGCGATCGTCGGTTTACATTTGTGGAATAATTTACCGTTAGGCACGGTGGGGGTTCGCAGTGGGCCGTTGATGGCGGCGGTGGAGTTGTTTCGTTGCACGATTTTCGGCAAAGGCGGGCATGGTGCGATGCCGCATCAAACGGTAGATGCGATCGTTGTCGGGTCTCAAGTGGTGCAGGCGTTACAGACGATCGTCGCCCGCAATGTGGATCCGATCGAGTCGGCGGTGGTGACGGTGGGTGAGTTCCACGCCGGGAGTGCGAACAATGTGATTGCGGGGAAAGCGCAATTGAGCGGTACGGTGCGTTATTTTAATCCGAAAATGGAGGATTTAATTCGCCATCGGTTTGCGGAAATTATTGCGGGAGTTTGTCACAGTCACGGCGCCCGTTACGATTTAGATTATTGGCAGTTATATCCGTCGGTGGTCAACGATCGCGCGATCGCGGATTTAGTGCGATCGGTGGCGGAACACGTGGTCGAAACCCCGGCGGGGATCGTACCGAAATGTCAGACCATGGGGGGTGAAGATATGAGTTTCTTTTTGCAAGAAGTGCCGGGATGTTATTTCTTTTTAGGGTCGGCGAATGAGTCGAAGGATTTGGCATATCCCCACCATCACCCCCGTTTCGATTTTGACGAGACGGCGTTGGGGATGGGGGTGGAAATGTTCGTGCGTTGTGTTGAAAAGTTCTGTAGTTAA
- the bioD gene encoding dethiobiotin synthase, translating to MSALLITATDTDAGKTVLTTAIAAYWQRYCQDRALGIIKPLQSGTGDREIYRRLFDLDQSPEELNPLYFSAPLAPPVAAEKEGRRVELERVWPIFQQLEQRKALVLVEALGGLGSPVTPELTVADLARDWRLPTVLVVPVRLGAIAHTVANVALARQSGVELRGIVLNCTEARTEEEIADLTPIEAIESFVQVPILGVLPYFENAEDLSKLAAAAAQLDLERLLPISLVAKG from the coding sequence ATGAGTGCATTACTAATTACTGCGACCGATACCGATGCGGGTAAAACGGTGTTGACGACGGCGATCGCCGCTTACTGGCAACGGTATTGTCAAGATCGGGCTCTCGGTATTATCAAACCGCTTCAATCGGGAACGGGCGATCGCGAGATTTACCGCCGCTTGTTCGATTTAGATCAATCTCCCGAAGAACTCAATCCGCTCTATTTTTCAGCCCCCCTCGCCCCTCCGGTGGCTGCTGAAAAGGAAGGACGGCGGGTGGAGTTGGAACGGGTTTGGCCGATTTTCCAGCAGTTGGAACAGCGCAAAGCGTTGGTTTTGGTGGAAGCCCTCGGCGGTCTCGGTTCTCCGGTGACTCCGGAACTGACTGTGGCGGATTTAGCCCGAGATTGGCGCTTACCGACGGTGTTGGTGGTTCCGGTCCGCTTGGGGGCGATCGCCCATACGGTGGCGAATGTGGCCTTGGCCCGACAGTCGGGGGTGGAACTGAGGGGAATTGTTCTCAACTGTACCGAGGCGCGCACGGAGGAGGAAATTGCGGATCTGACGCCTATTGAGGCGATCGAATCGTTCGTGCAGGTGCCTATTTTGGGGGTTTTACCCTATTTTGAAAATGCGGAAGATTTGTCGAAACTGGCTGCCGCCGCCGCGCAATTGGATTTAGAGCGATTGCTACCGATTTCTCTAGTGGCGAAGGGATAG
- a CDS encoding serine/threonine-protein kinase gives MQPPIPTGTILQNRYRPIAILGQGGFGRTYLAEDLGRFNEHCALKEFIPSQSSAYAVEKAEELFAREATTLYQLEHPQVPQFRATFEENGRLFLVQDYVEGKTYRSLLEECKANGRAFSQGEVLQLMQQLLPVLEYIHGRGIIHRDISPDNIILRDRDRLPVLIDFGVVKELATRLQGSTPQATSVGKLGYAPSEQIQTGRAYPSSDLYSLAVTCVVLLSAREPQELFDDIQLVWHWQAFVKSPVSTELATVLNRMLSYKPGDRYQYAREVVLGLQPAIAAQPAIAPPAVAASSTSPSEMRTVAVGHSPASPANTTQPQISPATGNDGDDDAFWSNPIAIAAAMVLLAAIAGFGSWAIVSNTRNRQNEPPTPISTASPLFSDLDTPTAQPTPTPTASASPTKTPTPSPTDSPSPTASPTPSEPPELPPAEPSISTVALNLEGENAKSVQGNVKENEIIQYTIDAEAGDRLSAYLSGDGVLMNAIGPDRQPLPGASRGVSLWEGPLDRAGQYTIELLPLPGFPNSNFELNLRLQEASTPEPTPTPIATATPEPIPEPIPTVQPTETPRAAIDRERVPLPPQGRTTVSGTTSARQKRYLVSVRRGQALKVELLEGAVGLSIRYPDGTLVENAEKLVQWQGEVQVSGQYQIDVVGSGGIRYAIAIDVSE, from the coding sequence ATGCAACCACCGATTCCCACTGGTACGATCCTGCAAAATCGCTACCGCCCGATCGCGATTTTAGGTCAGGGAGGATTTGGTCGAACGTATCTGGCTGAAGACTTGGGACGGTTTAACGAACACTGCGCCCTCAAAGAGTTCATCCCCAGTCAAAGCAGCGCTTACGCGGTTGAGAAAGCGGAAGAACTGTTTGCGCGAGAAGCCACCACCCTCTATCAACTCGAACACCCTCAAGTCCCGCAATTTCGAGCAACTTTTGAAGAAAATGGCCGTTTGTTCCTCGTGCAAGATTACGTCGAGGGCAAAACTTATCGAAGCTTGCTCGAAGAATGCAAAGCCAATGGTCGCGCATTTTCTCAAGGGGAAGTGTTGCAATTGATGCAGCAACTTTTACCCGTGTTGGAATATATCCACGGGCGCGGAATTATTCACCGAGATATTTCCCCGGACAATATTATTTTGCGCGATCGCGATCGCCTGCCCGTGTTGATCGATTTCGGCGTGGTTAAAGAACTTGCAACCCGCTTGCAGGGGAGTACGCCGCAAGCGACGAGTGTGGGGAAGTTGGGTTATGCGCCCAGCGAACAAATCCAAACCGGACGGGCTTACCCGAGTAGCGATTTGTACTCCCTGGCGGTGACCTGCGTGGTGTTGCTCAGCGCCCGCGAACCGCAAGAATTATTCGATGATATCCAATTGGTTTGGCATTGGCAGGCGTTTGTCAAGTCTCCGGTCTCTACGGAATTGGCCACGGTTTTAAATCGAATGCTCAGTTATAAACCGGGCGATCGCTATCAGTATGCCCGAGAAGTGGTCTTGGGGTTGCAACCCGCGATCGCCGCCCAACCCGCGATCGCGCCGCCTGCGGTGGCCGCCAGCTCGACCAGCCCCTCGGAAATGCGGACTGTAGCCGTAGGACACAGCCCGGCAAGCCCTGCGAATACGACTCAACCCCAAATTTCTCCCGCGACGGGAAACGACGGCGACGATGACGCATTTTGGAGCAATCCGATCGCGATCGCCGCCGCGATGGTACTCCTCGCCGCGATCGCCGGGTTCGGGTCCTGGGCGATCGTCAGCAATACCAGAAATCGCCAAAACGAACCGCCTACGCCGATCTCGACCGCTTCTCCCCTGTTCTCCGATCTCGATACCCCTACCGCACAACCGACTCCGACTCCCACCGCCAGCGCTTCCCCGACGAAAACGCCGACCCCGAGTCCCACCGACTCCCCGAGTCCGACCGCTTCCCCCACGCCGTCGGAACCGCCGGAACTTCCCCCCGCCGAACCGTCGATTTCCACCGTCGCCCTCAACCTGGAGGGGGAAAACGCCAAATCCGTGCAGGGGAACGTTAAAGAAAATGAAATTATCCAATACACGATCGACGCAGAAGCGGGAGATCGTCTGAGCGCCTATCTCAGTGGGGACGGCGTGTTAATGAACGCGATCGGACCGGACAGACAACCACTTCCGGGGGCTTCGAGAGGAGTATCGTTGTGGGAAGGACCGTTAGATCGGGCAGGTCAGTACACGATCGAGCTACTTCCGTTACCGGGATTTCCCAATAGCAATTTTGAATTAAATCTGCGCTTGCAAGAAGCCTCGACCCCAGAACCGACGCCGACACCGATCGCGACTGCGACCCCAGAACCGATCCCGGAACCGATCCCGACGGTACAACCGACGGAAACGCCGAGGGCGGCGATCGATCGCGAACGGGTACCCCTGCCCCCGCAAGGGAGGACGACGGTTTCGGGGACGACGAGTGCTCGACAAAAGCGCTATTTGGTCAGCGTTCGACGGGGACAAGCTCTCAAGGTGGAACTGTTGGAGGGGGCGGTCGGTTTGAGTATTCGCTATCCCGACGGCACTTTAGTGGAGAATGCGGAAAAGTTGGTGCAGTGGCAAGGGGAAGTCCAGGTTAGTGGGCAGTATCAAATTGATGTGGTCGGTTCGGGGGGAATTCGTTATGCGATTGCGATCGACGTCAGCGAGTAA
- a CDS encoding GatB/YqeY domain-containing protein, whose translation MSLKDRIAQDLKTAMKAKDKLRLETVRSIKKLLLEKEVSLRPSGQENLTEAQEIELLAQLAKQRRDSIEQYEKAGRTDLAEQEAQELSIIEEYLPRQLSNAEIEGIIDEIIARVGASSPKDMGKVMGVAMKDLKGKADGKKVQELVKAKLGN comes from the coding sequence ATGAGCTTAAAAGATCGGATCGCGCAAGACCTCAAAACCGCCATGAAAGCGAAAGACAAACTGCGCCTGGAAACGGTCCGCAGTATCAAAAAACTCTTACTGGAAAAAGAAGTTAGCCTGCGCCCTTCCGGTCAAGAAAATTTGACCGAAGCCCAAGAAATCGAACTGCTCGCCCAACTCGCCAAACAGCGACGGGATTCGATCGAACAGTACGAAAAAGCCGGACGGACCGATCTCGCCGAGCAGGAAGCGCAAGAGTTGAGCATCATCGAAGAATACCTACCCCGTCAGCTTTCCAATGCTGAAATCGAAGGGATTATCGACGAAATTATTGCCCGAGTCGGTGCAAGTTCGCCGAAGGATATGGGTAAAGTCATGGGAGTAGCCATGAAAGACCTCAAAGGTAAAGCCGACGGTAAAAAAGTCCAAGAACTGGTAAAAGCCAAACTGGGCAATTAG
- a CDS encoding ribose-phosphate pyrophosphokinase: MIRSATLTRHPSLATVTDHSRLRLFSGSANTVLAQEVARYLGIDLGPMIRKRFADGELYIQIQESIRGCDVYLIQPSCYPVNDHLMELLIVIDACRRASARQITAVIPYYGYARADRKTAGRESITAKLVANLITEAGATRILAMDLHSAQIQGYFDIPFDHVYASPVILDYLASKELHDIVVVSPDVGGVARARAFAKKLNDAPLAIIDKRRQAHNVAEVLNVIGDVKGKTAVLVDDMIDTGGTITEGARLLRQEGARQVYACATHAVFSPPAIQRLSSGVFEEVIVTNTIPVPEDKQFEQLTVLSVANLLGETIWRVHEDSSVSSMFR; encoded by the coding sequence GTGATCCGTTCTGCTACATTAACTCGTCATCCATCTCTGGCTACCGTCACCGATCATAGCCGACTGCGGCTATTCTCCGGCTCGGCGAATACCGTACTCGCTCAAGAAGTCGCCCGCTACTTGGGAATCGACCTCGGGCCGATGATTCGGAAGCGGTTTGCCGATGGGGAACTCTATATTCAAATCCAAGAATCGATTCGAGGATGCGATGTCTACTTGATCCAGCCGTCTTGCTACCCGGTCAACGACCATTTAATGGAATTACTGATTGTCATCGATGCTTGTCGTAGAGCATCCGCCCGACAAATCACCGCCGTAATTCCTTACTACGGTTACGCCCGGGCCGATCGCAAAACCGCCGGACGCGAATCGATTACAGCCAAATTAGTCGCTAATTTGATTACCGAAGCGGGCGCCACGCGCATCTTGGCGATGGACCTCCACTCGGCTCAAATCCAAGGCTATTTTGACATCCCCTTCGATCACGTCTATGCCTCCCCTGTCATCTTAGATTACCTGGCCAGTAAAGAACTTCACGATATCGTCGTCGTCTCCCCAGACGTGGGCGGTGTCGCCCGGGCGAGAGCCTTTGCTAAAAAACTCAACGACGCTCCCCTGGCGATTATCGACAAGCGGCGCCAAGCTCATAACGTCGCTGAAGTCCTCAACGTCATCGGTGATGTCAAGGGGAAAACGGCTGTTTTAGTCGATGACATGATCGATACGGGAGGCACGATTACGGAAGGCGCCCGCTTGCTGCGTCAAGAAGGAGCGCGTCAGGTTTATGCTTGTGCGACTCATGCCGTCTTCTCGCCACCTGCGATCCAACGGCTTTCCAGTGGCGTGTTTGAAGAGGTGATCGTCACCAATACCATTCCCGTTCCCGAGGATAAACAATTCGAGCAACTGACTGTCCTTTCTGTTGCCAACTTACTCGGCGAAACGATTTGGCGGGTTCATGAAGACAGTTCGGTCAGCAGCATGTTCCGGTAA